In Romboutsia lituseburensis, a genomic segment contains:
- a CDS encoding DUF5808 domain-containing protein translates to MNSTIALLINIPTLLLLYVLIYFTQALSGKRQFYGISLNSDYFGKPEFKNLDKRFKSLITIGFILFSIITLALIYGFNAYVSSSIIPMLGFCLYQFVVYVHIHNKVKNLKSELALNDPKVELEKTKVILDTKFITEKNIIINKFSIVLAIPIIAVVLVGIYMLTQYNSIPNTIPTHWGISGAPDAFADKSFGLILAQVVMMIGLNIVIYISSIYSLKSRAKLSTTSVDNSKKLHLHYLKSFGYTFLALNISCQALFINILIATLKGGNVNTPIMLSSTIIIILSSIYLTYLYYKSPAKAKDAVYSIDDEDSLWIFGCLYNNPNDPSIFVSKRFGVGWTVNVGTTKGKLIFILPFLIIILSLLFLT, encoded by the coding sequence ATGAATAGTACAATAGCTTTATTAATTAATATTCCAACACTTTTATTGCTTTATGTTTTAATTTATTTTACTCAAGCTCTAAGTGGAAAAAGACAATTTTACGGAATTAGTTTAAATAGTGATTATTTTGGTAAACCAGAATTTAAAAATTTAGATAAAAGATTTAAATCACTTATTACTATAGGATTTATCTTGTTTAGTATAATAACGCTAGCTTTAATTTATGGATTTAATGCTTATGTATCTTCTTCTATTATTCCAATGCTAGGTTTTTGTTTATATCAATTTGTAGTATATGTTCATATACACAATAAAGTAAAAAATTTAAAGTCTGAGTTAGCTTTAAATGATCCTAAAGTAGAATTAGAAAAAACAAAAGTTATTTTAGATACAAAATTTATAACTGAAAAAAACATAATAATAAATAAATTTTCAATAGTTTTAGCTATACCTATTATTGCAGTCGTTTTAGTTGGAATTTATATGTTAACACAATATAACTCAATCCCAAACACTATTCCAACTCACTGGGGTATAAGTGGAGCCCCTGATGCTTTTGCTGATAAATCATTTGGCTTAATCTTAGCTCAAGTTGTTATGATGATTGGACTTAATATTGTTATATATATTTCTTCAATATATTCTCTAAAATCTAGAGCTAAGCTATCTACTACTAGTGTCGATAATAGTAAAAAACTTCATCTACATTATTTAAAAAGTTTTGGGTATACATTCTTAGCTTTAAATATAAGCTGTCAAGCCTTATTTATAAATATTTTAATAGCTACTTTAAAAGGTGGAAATGTAAATACTCCTATTATGTTATCTTCAACTATTATAATTATATTATCATCTATTTATTTGACTTATTTATACTACAAGTCACCTGCCAAGGCAAAAGATGCTGTTTATTCAATAGATGATGAAGATTCCTTATGGATCTTTGGATGTCTTTATAATAATCCTAATGACCCTTCGATATTTGTAAGTAAAAGATTTGGAGTTGGTTG